Part of the Pseudobacteriovorax antillogorgiicola genome, CGTAACTTCACTTGTTAAGCGATCCTGAATTTGACGATCCACTCCTGCATTTTGTGGCCCGAGAATGATAGGTTTGCGGCAGTGGATCAGAACATCGTCGGTATCATATTCCGACTCACTATCACCACCATAGGCTGATCCCGCGTTCAGCTTGCGTCCATCTAGAACGCTCGACTCGCAATCAAGCCACTGTGTTTCATCAGAACTTCGCGACTCACGAAAGGACTGCGTTGTGGGATAGCTCATAAAAAAGGCTAGTATTATGGCTCCGGCTAGGTACATCATCTAGGGACTTTCCTCCGAGCCTTTTTCCCACTTCCCTTGTCGAGCCGCTGTGTAGGCTAGTTGACTGACAAAGGTATCGAAGTGCTGGGTATTTGCTTTTTTATAGTCTGCGGTGTTTTTTGCATCAGCCAACCAATTGGCTGTTTCTGAGTAAAGGTAGATACACCAGCTTCTGGTTTCCACCCAATGAGACTTGAAAGTTCTCTGATCGACGATTCTATCATTGAGGCTGACCGTGATTTCCGCTTCGTACCACCGCTGCTTGTCGTAGGGGTAACAGCCATAGGAAGCTACGTTCAACAGCCACCCTAAATTTGAAGCTTCGTACCATTTCAATTCTGAAACGGCCCGTAGTTCTACTAAATCAGCTAAGGGTTGATTCGGCTTCACCCCGCCGTTGTCAAGGTCTTCAGCAAATAAAACCCGCGCTCCCTGATCTTCCAGGAGTGTGGACAAATGGTCACACATCGGTTCATCAGGTGACACCTGACGATTTTCTCGCTTCAAGCAAGATAGAAGAAATGACTGTCCAGCCAGTCGTCCTTCTTTTGGTATAAAGTGATCTAAAGCACTGTCATACGTGGATGGGTAATAGCGATGCGTGGTGCATGCTGCCCAGAATGAGGCGATCACAACAAGGTTCAGAGTTCGGATCATCGCTGCTACAAGTCTCCAGTTTTCAAATTCATCACCCGAGAGTTTGCAAGGGTGATACCAAATGATGCGGTAGCTGATATCCCACACTTAAATTAGCGATGCAAGGCAGGAATCCCACTTGAGCCCCCTAATTTTGATGAGATGTTTAACCTTTATTCACCAAGAGAGTGACAAAAACATGCTTATTATCAGGGATTTATACTCGACGTAAGATTAAAATATTTACTCTCAGTCAAAAAAAGGGCTCGCTGAGCCCTTTTCTTTCATTTCCTTATAGAGCAGAGTTTTCTGCCCCTGGGTACCCTAAACAGATTTCTTAGCCATGTATTCGACCACCACGTAACGCTCTAGAAGAACTCGATCGAAAGAGGCAGCTTCATTTCGAATGAAGTTCTGATCTTCCAGAAGTTCCATTCGATCGTGGACCATGTCGGCGACAAAGCTTCTAACAGCCTTCTCATCGGCACGACTCTCCGGAACATTCTTGAAGATGATTTCAGCAAGCTGACTTTCTAAATCTTCAAAACCAGTGAATGGTAAGGTCGTGGTCGCTATGAGACCGCCGAAGGAGATTCCGGTGACCTTAAAAAGACTTCGTCTAGTCATTGATCGTGTCATAAGAGGCCTCCTTATATGTTAATGCTTTGTGGAATGCGAGATGGCATGAGGTGCTCATACTTAGTACGGCGATAACCATTCCGCTTCATGATGATCTCTTCTATTTTTGCGAGCTTCTGTTGGAAGCTTGCTAGCTTGTCTGCCACACGGGTATCTTCGAATGTGCCTTCGGCATAGTGACCTAGCTGTGTGTAGTAGGTCCGCCCAAGCAAAGTTAAGATATGAACTTGTTTCAAGGCTCGATCGAGGGGAGGTAGAATTGCCACAGCTTCGTCTTCGGTAGTCGACTCATCTTTAGGAGCTGGTGCATAGCCAGCTAGTGGCTGGAACGATGGCGCTGATGCCTTCGCTTGCGGGAAATTCACAGCTGCATGCTGAGCCGAGCAGGTGAAGAGAATCATCGTTAAGGTTTCAACCAACACTCGCTTGCTAGAAATTTCGTTGTGAGGCGCGAAATCTTTGATGCGTCCTTGGGCGTCATCAACAATCTCAGCCGTCCACCGAGCTAGCTCGTAGTCATCCCGAACGTCGCTGTTATCTTCGTAGTAAAGGTTCACATAGTCTCGAACCCATTTTTGGATAGCTGCCCAAACGAGCAAGCCATCATCACGATATGGATAGTGACGCAGTCCGCTTCCAAAGCCTACCCCCCGGCGCCAGAGACTCCGTGGTAGGAAGTTCTCACGAAACTTAAAGCTGGTTCTTTTCGAACCAATCAATGCGAAAGCGCTATCGCGTTCTCCGGCGAGGAGCTGCTCGATCGATCCGCCTTTGGCAAGCAAAGTTTTCACTGCCAATGAGTTAATTGGCAACGTTCCCTCAAAGTGGGGAATCAGAAGCTTATACAATGGATGACTCGACGACAGCTGGCGCATCGTAGCAACGATGATCGGGTCAATCAACAAGTGGGTCAACCCAAGGTGAGATACCAGCTCATGATGGTTAATATCGGCGATTTTCGCGATGGTCTTTGCAGAAAGCCACGTCCACTTCTGGCTTTTAGGCGTTGCGATCACAGCCTCATTGGGGTTTTGATCACACTGAATCGCAATCACTTCCAGGTTACCAGACCAGCGTGGTCTTGCTAGGAAGACAATCGGTGAGTAAGTAAATTTATCTTG contains:
- a CDS encoding lipoxygenase family protein, whose protein sequence is MTKTGLPCLPQHDANPEARDQELEFLRDNIDYDYSVLTEVPIASQILPQVAAGPLWGQKIVQTSYMIRRNWELNVQNNDFVFERPLPVLTPQQIGEILARGDLFTFIGYTNPDLGVALKDKRPTSYEDYKKLFQQIPFPEGADKLDDDKEFADHFVAGLNPVLIERLKRLPGHYGLTSAMVRSHPKFKFDSLKRLLKQGRLFAVDYKDLAILQPGVHPDQDKFTYSPIVFLARPRWSGNLEVIAIQCDQNPNEAVIATPKSQKWTWLSAKTIAKIADINHHELVSHLGLTHLLIDPIIVATMRQLSSSHPLYKLLIPHFEGTLPINSLAVKTLLAKGGSIEQLLAGERDSAFALIGSKRTSFKFRENFLPRSLWRRGVGFGSGLRHYPYRDDGLLVWAAIQKWVRDYVNLYYEDNSDVRDDYELARWTAEIVDDAQGRIKDFAPHNEISSKRVLVETLTMILFTCSAQHAAVNFPQAKASAPSFQPLAGYAPAPKDESTTEDEAVAILPPLDRALKQVHILTLLGRTYYTQLGHYAEGTFEDTRVADKLASFQQKLAKIEEIIMKRNGYRRTKYEHLMPSRIPQSINI